AGTGGGAACCCTGTTGTGTCATCCTGTCTGCAGAGCAACCCATCAAGGATGCTGTGATCACCGTGCCAGCCTTCTTCAATCAGGCTGAGCGCCGAGCTGTGCTGCAGGCTGCTCGCATGGCCGGCCTCAAGGTGCTGCAGCTTATCAATGACAACACCGCCACTGCCCTCAGCTACGGCGTGTTCCGCCGGAAGGATATCAACACCACTGCCCAAGTGAGCCAGGGAGGAACTTGTGCCCAGACTTGCTGGGATGCTGAGGGTGGGGGCCACTTGGCTTGTTTTGCATCTTGTTTGCATGCCTAACCCTGGACAAAAATGCAGCAACAGCCACCTCTCAGCCACTGTTGCTGCTGCTTGGACGCAGGCAGGCACCCTGGAGCTGGGTAAAGGTCATGTGACAGTGGCCTTGATGTCTCTGCAGAATATCATGTTCTATGACATGGGCGCAGGGAGCACCGTGTGCACCATCGTGACCTACCAGACAGTGAAGACGAAGGAGGCGGGGATACAGCCACAGCTCCAGATCCGGGGAGTAGGGTGAGTGGGTGCCGGAAGGAGGGCCACTGGCTGTCCCACCCTTGGTCGGGGTTCTTTTTGGAGGGGTAactgcctcccttccctgctccgtGCAAGACTGCTTTCCTGTTTAAAGTATCACTCATCACGGGTTACCTCTTCCAGAGAACAAAGGgaaggtggaggcagggaggacaCTTTGGGGAGCTGGGAAGGCAGGGaacttcctgatttttttttcctcttgtcatTTCTAGTTTGGCTGTCACTGCCAATGTCTCACTCCTTGAACCCATTCTTTCCTCTGCATCTTTACTACTCCTGCCCTAGTCCGAGCTGCCATCGCCTCTTGCCTGCAGAATTACAGGAGATCTCCCCGCCGCAGTGTGGCCTCCGTCTGGTTTTCTCCATGTCGTAGCCAGAGGgttcttttcaaaatgcaaaccAGAGTATAACCTGATTCTTGAAAAACCCTTCACGTGCTCCGAACCTTTGCCTTGGCCTGAGCTGCCGTTCCGGTGTGGGCTCTTGACGCCTCGTCCCTGACGCCGAGCCCCTTGCTCTTTGAGCTGCAGCCGTGCTTGTGTTTGGCACACGCGccaccctctccccctcctccgaGGCTTTGTACTCTTCCCTCTGTGTAGGatgttctttccccttctcttcacCTGGTTAACTCCAGCTCACCCTTCAGGTTTTAGGCATCTCTTCTTCACAGATCTTCCCCTCACATCTCTAAATAGCTAAAATTTCTTACATGTCTGTTCCAATGACATTGTCTGTATAACACGGGGTGGTTCAAATTTCTCATTTGTTACTATTGGATTGCTAGATTGTTTGATTGTAAACTCCTTGAGAAGCAGGGaccctgtttttttcctctcagttGCATCCCCAGAGACAGATACGTAGTCAGTGCCCAGTAAGTGCAGCTGAGTGAATGGACCAGTGAACTTACTGTGAGGTGTCAGCTATGTGGGGTGGGTCAAGTTCCTGGTAGCTGAAGGGACCCCAGTATTTCCTCACACTTTTCCCTGTTGCCCTCTCCTGAACAGATTTGACCGCACGTTGGGGGGCCTGGAGATGGAGCTCCGGCTGCGTGAGCACCTGGCTGGGCTTTTCAATGAACAACGCAAGGGCCAGCGAACAAAGGACGTGCGGGAGAACCCCCGTGCCATGGCCAAGCTGCTCCGTGAGGCAAATCGACTCAAAACTGTCCTGAGTGCCAATGCTGACCACATGGCACAGGTGCCCACGTGTGGCTGGCTGGGGGCAAATATTCCCACCCGGGGGTAGAGGGCCCCACCGCCCTGAGCTaggctgtgcctgtgcctggTGTGGCGCCTCCCCTCTTCCCATGGCCCCTGCCAAGCACGCAAATTCCCGTTCTGTTGGTTTCTGACCTGCCCACCTGGAGAGTGGGACCTGGGCAAGAACTCTCTCATTTCCTCATCCTCCCCCAGATCGAGGGCCTCATGGATGATGTGGACTTCAAGGCGAAAGTGACTCGAGCAGAGTTTGAAGAGCTGTGTGCAGACTTATTTGAGCGGGTGCCCGGGCCTGTGCGGCAGGCCCTCCAGAGTGCTGAAATGAATCTGGTGAGGGGGGTCCTCAGGTGGGCGCGGGGTGGGAGACAGTGGGGCAGAAGGTGACTAAGCGGCAGGGAGGACGGAGCAGAAGTGGTGAGGGAGGAGCCGGTGCTGAGGAGAGCCGACCAGTACCGTCCATTTCACATTCTTTCTCTGCAGGATGAGATCGAGCAGGTGATCCTGGTGGGTGGGGCCACTCGGGTCCCCAGAGTTCAGGAGGTGCTGCTGAAGGCTGTGGGCAAGTGAGTGGGGGCTGGGGCTCCTGAGCTGGGAGAGGGAGGCCGACGGGGACTCCGGAGAAGACGGGCTGATGCTTGGGACCTCCacagggaggagctggggaagaacATCAATGCGGACGAAGCCGCCGCTATGGGGGCTGTGTACCAGGCAGCTGCGCTCAGCAAAGCCTTCAAGGTGAAGCCGTTTGTCGTCCGAGATGCAGTGATCTACCCCATCCTGGTGAGTGAGCCTGTACGATCTGGTGGGGACAGCTCCCTGTACTCCCAGGCGTGACCTGCCCTGCTGTCTGCTCCGGCTTGTCCCTTGGCCTTTCTGCCCACTgatgcccccacccacccctaccCCTGGGCCTGCTCTGGTGGTCTAGtgtgcctccctctgcctgctgtgTAGGTGGAGTTCAcaagggaggtggaggaggagcctgGGGTTCGCAGCCTGAAACATAATAAACGTGTCCTCTTCTCTCGGATGGGGCCCTACCCTCAACGCAAAGTCATTACCTTTAACCGCTACAGCCAAGATTTCAACTTCCACATCAACTATGGTGACCTGGGCTTCCTAGGGCCCGAAGATCTACGGTGAGGGGGTCAGGCAGGATGGGAGCACCGCGAAGGGAGGCTTTGGGGCCCGCAGGGCTGACAAATAGGAAgcaggctgtgggggtgggggtggggtgagcatCTTCTCTAGAGGGTGCTTCCCTCCTCCTGAGGGACATCTCGTGCCAGGAGGCCGTGGGGTCTGGAGCTGGAAGTTCAGTGGGTCCCCCTGAACTGCTCTCTCCTCCACCAGCGTATTTGGCTCCCAGAATCTGACCACAGTGAAGCTGAAAGGGGTGGGTGAGAGCTTCAAGAAGTATCCGGACTACGAGTCCAAGGGCATCAAGGCTCACTTCAACCTGGACGAGAGCGGTGTGCTCAGCCTAGACAGGGTGAGAGGAGGGGGCTCATACTCGTGGCGGGGCTGGGGGTCCTGGGggccaggccccacccctctCCAGTAGAGGTTCCACGTGGCACTAGAACCTGAGAAGCGCAAAGGGTTGGGGAATTAGCTCTAAGCAAAGCCAGCCGGGATCTGGTCTGGGCTGTCTCAGGGCCTGCAGGTAGTTGTGGACCATGTAGATTACCGGAAATGGTCCGGAGAGTTAATGTCTTATGGAACATGCTGTGGGGCATAATGGCCTTTTCTGTTGTGAGTGAGGTGCTGGGCTCTGCCGGGAAAGAAAGGAGCATGAGCCTGTCCCCAGGGGGCTTGAGGTCAGAGGGAGTGGAGGTGACTTGATCCAGGAGCTCATAGGAGGAGGCGGGTGACAGCACAGGGCAGCATAGCCGGGAGCCGCGTGTTGTGTGTAAGCAGGCACCCACTCCAGCAGGAAAGGATGGGTTAGCAAAGCATTTCTTCATCCTGAATCCCTGTTGTCAGGTGGAGTCTGTGTTTGAGACACTGGTGGAGGACGGTCCAGAAGAGGAATCTACTCTGACCAGTAAGATGAGTGTGCATATGAGTGTGAGAGAATATGTGTTGGTGCGTTTTGGGGAGGCGGGCGGGCCTTGGCCTTGGGTAGGAGGTGGAGTCGCTACTGTGGTCAGTTCCCTTTGAATCTTGTGCTTTTTTCCTTCTAGAACTTGGCAACACAATCTCCAGCCTGTTTGGAGGTGGTACCACACCAGATAGTAAGGAGAATGGTACTGACACTGTCCAGGTAAGGTCAGGAATGGAGCCAGGGAGCATGGAGAATGGTGTGTGGGGCCAGATAGTGGCAGCAGAGGCAGGGAATTGGGGTGGGCATCCCAGCTGCCTAAGATTTAAtagcccttcccttcccccttgcCGGCTTAACCATACGCTCCTCTGGACTCTGAGCTGGCCCTGTGCTCAAGCGCCAGTTCCCCTCGTCACCAAGCACTTGTCTTTTGTCCAATGGGCTGCCTGGCCCAAACAGCCGGCTGCCTGTTTCCAGACAGTTGTCAGCTGTCTAGCCCGAGCTGTGGTGTGCGGCCTGCCCCttcagagcagagcctgggggtCTGGCGTGACTGAGCCAGTTCTGATTCACAGACTGCTGGTGAGTGTTatctgtgggtgtgtctgtgactgtttcccaggaggaagaggaaagcacTGCCGAGAGAAGCAAGGATGAGCCCGGAGAGCAGACTGAGCTCAAGGAGGAGGCTGAGGCCCCAATGGAGGATACATCTCAGCCCCCAACCCCCGAGCCTAAGGATGATGCAGTTCCTGGGGGTGAAAaggccacagaaaaagaaaatggggaaGAGTTTGAGGCCCCGGTGAGCTGCTAAAGCCAGTCTGGACGCGAGGTTAAGGGAGCAGATGCCTGCCTTGTTTCCCAGCCCCTCAAGCCCTGCCACTGGAGAACAGAAGGGCCTAAGCTTTTCCTGACATCCCTATCTTTTTCTCCACCAGAAGCCGAGTGAGAAAAAAGAGGCAGGGTCTGAGGGTGTCCCTCCAGccccagaggaagaaaagaagcagaAGCCTGCCCGGAAGCAGAGGGTGGTGGAGGAGATTGGGGTGGAGCTGGCCCTCCTGGACCTGCCAGACCTGCCCGGGGATGAGCTGGCCCGCTCGGCGCAGAAGTGAGTGAAGACCGCAGGCACCTGTGTGCAGGGGCGGAGCCCTGGGCAGGAGGGCCGGCCGACCCAGGGTCAGCATTCAGTGCACCCAGCCCCCGTTCTTGCCTCTCCTTTCCCCTCAGACTTCAGGACTTGACGCTCCGAGACCTAGAGAAGCAGGAACGGGAGAAAGCTGCCAACAGCTTGGAAGCGTTCATCTTTGAGACCCAGGTTGGAGGGCTGGGAGGCACCCCTGCTGTGGGACCGGTGTCTGGACAGGTCGGGCCTGCGGGCCTTGTCCCTGGGACTTGCTGCATGCTCGTTTGTGTGCGCACCTCCCTAGGACAAGCTGTACCAGCCCGAGTACCAGGAAGTGTCCACCGAGGAGCAGCGTGAGGACATCTCTGGGAAACTCAGCGCTGCTTCCACCTGGCTGGAGGACGAGGGCTTTGGGGCCACCACAGGGGTGAGGGGCCTCCCTGGACATGCGAGTGGGATGCGTGTCACTCCTTCCGACCCTGGGGTCAGAGAACATGAGGAGAGCTGGGGGGTGAGGCTGTCAGAAAGGGTACGGGCTGGCTCCAGGATTGTCCTGCCGTCCCTTCAACttctctgcccacccccacccccatcagatGTTGAAGGAGAAGCTGACTGAGCTGAGGAAGCTGTGTTATGGCTTGTTTTTCCGGGTGGAAGAACGAAAGAAGTGGCCCGAGCGTCTCTCTGCCCTCGATAATCTCCTCAACCATTCCAGCATGTTCCTCAAGTGAGCAGCCCCTTCACCCTTTCTCCCTTGTTCAGTCCTGCCAAGCCCACCCACTCTCATTCCTATCAGCTTCTCCTTCCCATACCCACACCCCAGGCCCGTCTTCCTCTGGGGGCTGATTATCTCCTCTTGGCTCCCAGGGGGGCCCAGCTCATCCCAGAGATGGACCAGATCTTCACCGAGGTGGAGATGACAACGTTAGAAAAAGTCATCAACGAGACCTGGGTAATGCCGTACGGGGCACTTAACCTGGTGAGGCATGCAGTGTGGGAGGGGCGGAGACGTGAGACCCAGCAGCCTCTGCCTCCTGGCCTAGTAGTAGGGACGGCAAAGGAGGTCTGTGTTTGAGGCCATGTCTGATTAGTCCCAGACAAAGACAAGGGTCACAGCCATGA
This portion of the Manis javanica isolate MJ-LG chromosome 6, MJ_LKY, whole genome shotgun sequence genome encodes:
- the HYOU1 gene encoding hypoxia up-regulated protein 1 isoform X2, which gives rise to MAATGRRQRPRRQACWAFMAVLLANLLALTDTLAVMSVDLGSESMKVAIVKPGVPMEIVLNKESRRKTPVTVTLKENERFFGDSAASMAIKNPKATLRYFQHLLGKQEDNPHVALYRARFPEHQLGFDPQRRTVHFQVSPQLQFSPEEVLGMVLNYSRSLAEDFAEQPIKDAVITVPAFFNQAERRAVLQAARMAGLKVLQLINDNTATALSYGVFRRKDINTTAQNIMFYDMGAGSTVCTIVTYQTVKTKEAGIQPQLQIRGVGFDRTLGGLEMELRLREHLAGLFNEQRKGQRTKDVRENPRAMAKLLREANRLKTVLSANADHMAQIEGLMDDVDFKAKVTRAEFEELCADLFERVPGPVRQALQSAEMNLDEIEQVILVGGATRVPRVQEVLLKAVGKEELGKNINADEAAAMGAVYQAAALSKAFKVKPFVVRDAVIYPILVEFTREVEEEPGVRSLKHNKRVLFSRMGPYPQRKVITFNRYSQDFNFHINYGDLGFLGPEDLRVFGSQNLTTVKLKGVGESFKKYPDYESKGIKAHFNLDESGVLSLDRVESVFETLVEDGPEEESTLTKLGNTISSLFGGGTTPDSKENGTDTVQEEEESTAERSKDEPGEQTELKEEAEAPMEDTSQPPTPEPKDDAVPGGEKATEKENGEEFEAPKPSEKKEAGSEGVPPAPEEEKKQKPARKQRVVEEIGVELALLDLPDLPGDELARSAQKLQDLTLRDLEKQEREKAANSLEAFIFETQDKLYQPEYQEVSTEEQREDISGKLSAASTWLEDEGFGATTGMLKEKLTELRKLCYGLFFRVEERKKWPERLSALDNLLNHSSMFLKGAQLIPEMDQIFTEVEMTTLEKVINETWAWKNATMAEQAKLPTTEKPVLLSKDIEAKMMALDREVQYLLNKAKFAKPRPRPKDKNGTRAEPPLNASASEQGEKVIPPPGQTEDAKPISEPKKETESEQKEQPTGQKQTLKNDEL
- the HYOU1 gene encoding hypoxia up-regulated protein 1 isoform X1, with translation MAATGRRQRPRRQACWAFMAVLLANLLALTDTLAVMSVDLGSESMKVAIVKPGVPMEIVLNKESRRKTPVTVTLKENERFFGDSAASMAIKNPKATLRYFQHLLGKQEDNPHVALYRARFPEHQLGFDPQRRTVHFQVSPQLQFSPEEVLGMVLNYSRSLAEDFAEQPIKDAVITVPAFFNQAERRAVLQAARMAGLKVLQLINDNTATALSYGVFRRKDINTTAQNIMFYDMGAGSTVCTIVTYQTVKTKEAGIQPQLQIRGVGFDRTLGGLEMELRLREHLAGLFNEQRKGQRTKDVRENPRAMAKLLREANRLKTVLSANADHMAQIEGLMDDVDFKAKVTRAEFEELCADLFERVPGPVRQALQSAEMNLDEIEQVILVGGATRVPRVQEVLLKAVGKEELGKNINADEAAAMGAVYQAAALSKAFKVKPFVVRDAVIYPILVEFTREVEEEPGVRSLKHNKRVLFSRMGPYPQRKVITFNRYSQDFNFHINYGDLGFLGPEDLRVFGSQNLTTVKLKGVGESFKKYPDYESKGIKAHFNLDESGVLSLDRVESVFETLVEDGPEEESTLTKLGNTISSLFGGGTTPDSKENGTDTVQEEEESTAERSKDEPGEQTELKEEAEAPMEDTSQPPTPEPKDDAVPGGEKATEKENGEEFEAPKPSEKKEAGSEGVPPAPEEEKKQKPARKQRVVEEIGVELALLDLPDLPGDELARSAQKLQDLTLRDLEKQEREKAANSLEAFIFETQDKLYQPEYQEVSTEEQREDISGKLSAASTWLEDEGFGATTGMLKEKLTELRKLCYGLFFRVEERKKWPERLSALDNLLNHSSMFLKGAQLIPEMDQIFTEVEMTTLEKVINETWAWKNATMAEQAKLPTTEKPVLLSKDIEAKMMALDREVQYLLNKAKFAKPRPRPKDKNGTRAEPPLNASASEQGEKVIPPPGQTEDAKPISEPKKETGSEHTDAEPLELGPGAGEKSEQKEQPTGQKQTLKNDEL